From the Bacillota bacterium genome, the window CGGCATCCGCACCTCCATCCCGGCCGGTGACATCACCATGCGGCAGGTCTACACGGTTCTGCCCTTCGGCAACTTCGTGATGAAGGTCAACCTGACCGGCGACCAGCTCCGCCAGATCATCGAGTTTTCCTACGTCCGCGATAACCGGTTCCAACTCGACCTGCAGACCTCCGGTTTGACCTACACTATCTACACCGGCCCGGGCGGCGTCTTGGACCATGTGGTCCTCAAGGTCAACGGTCAGCCGATTGACCCGAACCAGGTCTACAGCGTGGCCATGGCCGATTACATCGCCACCGGCGGCAGCGGCTACCCGGTGCCGAGCATGGCGGCGCCGGTCGACATCTCCTCGGACGTCGACGCGATCATCGTCGGGGAGTTCATCCGGTCCATCGGGAACCTCAACTACCCGGCCGCCGAGGGGCGGATTGTCCTCAAGGCCGCACCCATCCCGGTGCCCGTCACGAAGCTCAACTTCTACAACAGCTCGAGCCTGCTCGCGGCGGCCGGGGACGGCGCCCTGACGAAGCTGACCGACCAGGCCGACATCCTGGTGTGGGGCGAGTCCACGGCTTACCAGTACGAACGGAGCGCCACCCCGCCGAAGAACTTCACCAAGGTCGATGCCGGCCAGCCCATTCCCCTGGCCGCCCTACAGTCGGTCGGCAGCGGCAAGGTGGTCGGCGTAGGGGCCATCATCGTCGCCAACGGCTATCGCGCCAGCTACCAGAACCCGCAGTGGTTCACCAACCTGCTCGACCTGCTGACCGGCCGGTCCACCGGGGCCGTCCTTATCGACGAGGGCCACGGGCAATACTACGACAACACCCGGTTCACCCAGGTCAAGGACTTCCTGTCCGAGCGCGGCTACACCGTCGGCTACACCGGCAAGAACACCGCCCTGACCGCCGACAAGCTGGTCGGCGTGGACGCCCTGGTGATCACCACCCCCGGCACCGTCGGTGCCTACACACCGGCCGAGCTGGCGGTCCTCAACGCCTACATGGCCGGCGGGGGCAACGTCGTCCTGATGTCGCAGACGGACTACGGCAACAACTCCAACCCGACCGAGATGAACACCATCTCAGCCGGACTGGGCTCGGCCATCCGGTTCAACAGCGACGAGGTGAGGGACAACACCAACAAGGATGGGTCCAGCAACTACAGCCCGACGACGACCCAGTTCAACATGAACTACCCGTCGCTCCTGAAGACGCGGTAGGGGATTGAGGGCTTGATCGAGGGATTCGAGTCCCGACATCGGTGATGCGAGGTGCGGCCGCGATGGGCTTCGACCCGCTGCAAGTGACCGTCGACGGCAAGCCCGTCCGCCTCTTTCGGGGGGCCACCGTCCGCCACGCGCTGATCAACGCGGCCGCCGGCTCCCGTCTGGTCAACCTGGTCCAAAGCGGCCGCGCGGCCGTTTGGGATGAGACCCAAGACGCCCAAACCGACCTCGGCGGGGCTCTCTATGACGGCCAGGTACTGGCGGTCAGGGAGACCTAGCGGCCCCGGAGCCGCGACCAAACGGCTGAAGGAGGGTGGGGATGCGCTTCCTTCTGGTCAAGCTGGCGTCCAGCGCTTTGGTCGGTTTGATGGCCCGCGTATGACAGGGTGGCCGGGACCCTGGCCGGCGCGGCCGAGGTCATCGGACTGGACTTCTCGCCCAGAATGATCGAGGTCGCCACGGCCAAGGCCGAACGGACCGGGCTGAGCAATGTCCGCTTCATCCGGGGGGACGCCTCGAACCCAGGTCTGACGGACTTCTGCGACCTGGCCACGGCCCAGAACGCCCCCCTGTACCTGGATTGACGATCGAGGAGGCTGGGCCGGTCGGTAAGGGCATGGTCGTCGTCGGGCACAAGGGCTGACCAGGGCCGCCCGGCCGCGGATCCCATCGGGAAGCTGAGGCAATGGAAAGGGAGGGTCGCTGAGCGGCCCTCCCTCGTGTCCTCCGCCTCGTGACCCTTACCCGGTGATTGCTTTGGCCCTGTCAATGACCTTGCCGATGAAAGTCTCGACGTAGCCGGCCGCGATGTAGGCCTTCGCGTCCTCGGTCTTGATGTCCGCCAGGGACTGCCGCAATTTGGGCAGGTCGGCCTTGACCCCGGCTGCGTCCCGACGGTTCACGGCCTGATCGACCTTCACCGCCAGGAGCCCGGCCCGCCCCTTGTCGCGCAAGGCCACGGCCCAGGGGGCGATGTCGTCATAGAGTCCGGGACTAGTGGCCGCGGCCAGTTGCTGAGGGAGCTCAGCCATCGCCGTCAATTCCTGCTCCAGCGCTGCCGGGGCGGAAGCGGCACCCCTCCAGTAATCGGCGACGACCTTGGCCAGCCCCGGCGCCTCGCTGTCGTAGACCACCGACGACCGAGCGTATGAGGCGAACTTGAGGAGGACCTGGCCGCCGGGCCCACAGACGGCCAGGTGGCCGGCGGCCTCGGTCCAGGCGGCGGCCGGGTCGTACCGGCTCGGGTCGGCCAGGTAGGCCGCCGCCGTGTACAGCGGTAGCCGCGAAGCTTCCGCCTGGATCAGTGGATTGATGAGGTAACCGCCGACGTGGCCGGCCAGCTTGGCGTCGCGGCCGCGGAGCGGCCCGAGGATCAGGCTGTGGAGCTTCTGCTGGACA encodes:
- a CDS encoding methyltransferase domain-containing protein, with product MAGTLAGAAEVIGLDFSPRMIEVATAKAERTGLSNVRFIRGDASNPGLTDFCDLATAQNAPLYLD